Proteins found in one Vagococcus carniphilus genomic segment:
- a CDS encoding multicopper oxidase family protein → MNKKNQNYLLILFTLGIILISGIYLYRRTSFFSMGNNHSMRQSMHGDNQPKLQKTSLANEDPLRIPPLLEPTHETKESVTYDVRTQMGETQIKKGEKTKTLGYNGHLLGPVIKIKKGQDVTIKTENTLNKNTSFHWHGLKTDDNADGSPHQLVAPNSSETISFKADQEASTLWFHPHPEGETASQVYQGLAGLMYVEDENSDNLSLPDIYGKDDIPLIVQDRYFDSNNQIDYEKSYRSDGTQGDTLMINGTINPYLDVTTRWMRYRLVNGSNATNFTFSLDGQVPFYQVASDGGFLNKATEKEELILSPGERAEILVDTTKSLDEDKLNLLVDDKIALKMNLKPDKKSKSIDITQKLNRIPDINKNDTQKLPRQTIDLKGMSHMVNINGEIFDMNKINMTKKLNSKEVWEVNNISNMMGGMIHPFHVHGVQFRVLSRNGEEPPLNESGWKDTILVNPDEQVEILVSFDKKGIFMYHCHILEHEEYGMMGQLEVI, encoded by the coding sequence TGCATGGTGATAATCAACCAAAGTTACAAAAAACTAGCCTTGCTAACGAAGACCCATTGCGTATTCCTCCCCTTTTAGAGCCAACTCATGAAACCAAAGAATCGGTTACTTATGATGTCAGGACACAAATGGGTGAAACGCAAATTAAAAAAGGAGAAAAGACAAAAACATTAGGTTACAACGGTCATTTATTAGGACCTGTCATCAAAATAAAAAAGGGACAAGACGTTACTATTAAGACTGAAAACACACTTAATAAGAATACATCTTTTCACTGGCATGGCCTTAAAACCGACGATAATGCTGATGGAAGCCCTCATCAATTAGTTGCGCCCAATTCATCAGAAACGATTTCTTTTAAAGCAGATCAGGAAGCTTCTACATTATGGTTTCATCCACATCCTGAAGGAGAAACTGCTTCACAAGTTTATCAAGGTTTAGCAGGTTTAATGTATGTCGAAGATGAGAATTCAGACAACCTTTCTTTACCTGATATTTATGGAAAAGATGATATTCCTCTTATCGTTCAAGACCGTTATTTTGATTCTAATAATCAAATTGACTACGAGAAATCATATCGATCAGATGGCACTCAAGGAGACACATTGATGATTAACGGAACGATCAATCCGTATCTTGATGTAACGACTAGATGGATGCGATATCGCTTAGTTAATGGTTCAAATGCAACTAACTTTACCTTTTCGCTAGATGGCCAAGTGCCCTTTTATCAAGTTGCTTCTGATGGAGGTTTTCTAAACAAAGCAACTGAAAAAGAAGAACTTATTCTTTCTCCAGGTGAACGAGCTGAAATTTTAGTTGATACAACAAAAAGTCTAGACGAAGATAAATTGAATCTTTTAGTCGATGATAAAATTGCTCTTAAAATGAATCTAAAGCCAGATAAAAAATCAAAATCGATTGATATCACTCAAAAGCTAAATCGCATTCCTGACATTAATAAAAATGATACCCAAAAGCTCCCTAGACAGACAATTGATTTAAAAGGAATGTCACACATGGTCAATATTAACGGTGAAATATTTGATATGAATAAAATTAATATGACCAAAAAATTAAATTCAAAAGAAGTTTGGGAGGTTAACAATATTTCAAATATGATGGGTGGTATGATCCATCCTTTCCATGTTCACGGAGTTCAGTTTAGAGTATTATCAAGAAACGGTGAAGAACCTCCACTAAACGAAAGCGGATGGAAAGATACTATTTTAGTTAACCCCGATGAACAAGTTGAGATTCTTGTATCATTCGATAAAAAGGGTATTTTCATGTATCATTGTCATATACTAGAACATGAAGAATACGGCATGATGGGGCAGCTTGAAGTTATTTAA
- the vanC gene encoding D-alanine--D-serine ligase, giving the protein MKKVAVIFGGVSMEHEVSLISSTAILKTMETLDYEVIKIGITRKGSWYFYEGPIEDIQNDTWFLHPSCQPLGIDFSGKGFLNLETKNYLLFDVLFPVLHGGLGENGAMQGLFEMMDIPFVGCSILASAVSMNKLLLHQYAEKLGIKSTPTLQINAQKLDKQAILEFARISGYPLFVKPNEAGSSKGITRIEKEEELFEAIHTASEFDKNILLQQSVTGVEIGCSIIGNDELIVGECDKVDLESGFFNYVEKYNLITAKIEVPAKISQKATEKIKQQSQELYRALECRGLARIDFFVTEDDDILLNEINTMPGFTAHSRLPMMMSEIGMSYANIIEKLIELGEESYENKLLTTR; this is encoded by the coding sequence ATGAAAAAAGTCGCAGTTATTTTTGGTGGGGTATCAATGGAGCATGAAGTTTCTTTGATTTCGTCCACAGCTATCTTAAAAACAATGGAAACATTAGATTATGAGGTTATAAAAATAGGAATCACTCGAAAAGGAAGTTGGTATTTTTATGAAGGACCTATTGAAGACATTCAAAATGACACATGGTTTTTACATCCTAGCTGTCAGCCTTTAGGAATTGATTTTTCAGGAAAAGGCTTTTTAAATTTAGAGACAAAAAATTATCTTTTATTTGATGTTTTGTTTCCAGTTTTACATGGTGGATTAGGTGAAAATGGAGCTATGCAAGGCTTATTTGAAATGATGGATATTCCTTTTGTTGGTTGTAGCATATTGGCTTCAGCTGTTTCAATGAATAAGCTACTACTTCATCAATATGCAGAAAAACTGGGAATTAAAAGTACACCAACTTTACAAATAAATGCCCAAAAATTAGATAAACAGGCTATTTTAGAATTTGCTAGAATCAGTGGTTATCCGTTATTTGTCAAACCAAATGAAGCAGGCTCTTCAAAAGGAATTACTCGTATCGAAAAAGAAGAAGAGTTATTTGAAGCCATTCATACTGCTAGTGAATTTGATAAAAATATACTTCTTCAACAAAGCGTTACTGGTGTGGAGATTGGTTGTAGTATTATCGGCAATGATGAATTGATTGTTGGTGAATGCGATAAAGTTGATTTAGAATCAGGCTTTTTTAATTATGTGGAAAAGTATAATTTAATCACAGCTAAAATTGAAGTTCCTGCAAAAATTAGTCAAAAGGCAACAGAAAAGATTAAACAACAATCGCAAGAATTATATCGAGCTTTGGAGTGTCGTGGTCTTGCTAGAATTGATTTCTTTGTAACAGAAGATGATGATATTTTATTGAATGAAATTAATACCATGCCTGGTTTTACAGCTCATTCAAGATTACCAATGATGATGAGTGAAATTGGAATGAGCTATGCTAACATTATTGAAAAATTAATTGAGTTAGGAGAAGAAAGTTATGAAAACAAACTTCTTACAACTCGTTAA
- the vanXY gene encoding D,D-carboxypeptidase/D,D-dipeptidase VanXY — MKTNFLQLVNPDYPILDEERPQLLVPAPFTTSNILLDATVATELTNLIETLKIENDVIVTDGYRTKKNQQDLWDETIKERGITFTNKYVAKPGCSEHELGLAVDIGLKNTINDPIKPTFSTGPIVARFLYNMADFGFILRYPKGKESITRISYEPWHFRYVGTPHSQIMKQQDWVLEEYVAFLNATRGQVNEG, encoded by the coding sequence ATGAAAACAAACTTCTTACAACTCGTTAATCCAGATTATCCTATTTTAGATGAAGAACGCCCACAATTATTGGTGCCAGCGCCGTTTACAACTTCTAATATTTTGTTAGATGCAACAGTTGCTACAGAGCTTACTAACTTGATTGAAACATTAAAAATAGAAAATGATGTAATTGTCACTGATGGGTACCGAACTAAAAAGAATCAACAAGATTTATGGGATGAAACAATCAAAGAAAGAGGTATAACATTTACTAATAAATATGTGGCTAAGCCTGGTTGTAGTGAACATGAATTAGGTTTGGCTGTAGATATTGGTTTAAAAAATACAATCAATGACCCGATTAAACCAACCTTTTCAACAGGGCCTATTGTCGCTCGCTTTTTATATAACATGGCTGATTTTGGTTTTATTTTAAGATATCCTAAAGGAAAAGAATCAATCACTCGCATTAGTTATGAACCTTGGCATTTTCGTTATGTTGGGACACCTCATAGTCAAATTATGAAACAGCAGGATTGGGTATTAGAAGAATATGTCGCCTTTTTAAATGCCACAAGAGGCCAAGTCAATGAAGGATAG
- the vanT gene encoding membrane-bound serine racemase VanT produces MKDRYQGIDFFRIIAAAMVVGIHTFPFSSISPKLDELITLTVFRVAVPFFFMTTGYFLMGKLSFQQSYLNRKRVQSFLIKILKLYVIAILLFLPLSFYTGTISTRTSLVKGVSAFFFEGTFYHLWYFPAVIIGVLLVTYLLRVMSFSGVMMISFLLYLIGLGGDSWYGWLKGIEFVSLFYTNLFKVFPLTRNGLFFTPLYLCLGIYLYRKGKTKNIKEIPFFLVISLMLTLIESYLLHTYTEIKHDSMYFFLPFVMLFLYQLLLRWQPKIKWKTKEELPLLIYVIHPLVIVVIHTISSRILFLKISLIYYLLVLCGSWLLSVFYLHLKGKKKEISPVPFRAEKKILKEDVSHNVSEIKKIIPRKTKIIGVVKANGYGCDLVGFSQLLLKEGIDFLAVATIDEAIKLRKAGIASDILILGYTDPKRIEEIAFYDLIQSVISEEHGRLLNIRKMAIRCHLQLDTGMHRLGMQPELGAVVGMYQLPYLKIEGIYSHLGSADLLDEFSVNRTKRQIESYQAVLKGLKDLGIDYGVTHIQSSYGILNYPELNFDYVRAGIILYGFLSDSIQEPKQKIELKPVLEVKAKLISKRYVKANEYVGYGTNYQLKKETLIGVVSIGYADGLPRSLSNQGLVLMCQDKRMTQIGNICMDMLLVDLSQAEDVPLNSEVMILSSDNIEQIVTDEGTLTNELLSRLGERLTTDIKN; encoded by the coding sequence ATGAAGGATAGGTATCAAGGTATTGATTTTTTTAGAATCATTGCAGCAGCTATGGTGGTAGGGATTCATACATTTCCTTTTTCATCTATATCACCAAAGCTAGATGAATTGATTACCTTAACTGTGTTCCGAGTTGCTGTTCCATTCTTTTTTATGACAACTGGCTATTTTTTAATGGGAAAGCTGTCTTTCCAACAGTCTTATCTCAATAGAAAAAGAGTTCAATCTTTTCTGATAAAAATACTAAAACTATATGTTATCGCTATCCTTTTATTTTTACCGTTGTCTTTTTACACAGGAACTATCTCAACACGTACCTCTTTAGTTAAAGGGGTTTCGGCTTTCTTTTTTGAAGGAACGTTTTACCATTTATGGTATTTTCCGGCAGTTATTATAGGCGTTCTTCTGGTCACTTATTTGTTGAGAGTGATGTCTTTTTCAGGAGTCATGATGATTTCTTTTCTATTGTATTTAATTGGGCTAGGTGGAGATAGTTGGTATGGTTGGTTAAAAGGAATAGAGTTTGTCTCACTTTTTTATACAAATCTATTTAAGGTATTTCCTTTAACTAGAAATGGTTTGTTTTTTACACCTCTTTATCTTTGTCTAGGAATTTATTTATATCGAAAAGGTAAAACAAAGAATATAAAGGAAATTCCTTTTTTCTTAGTGATTAGTCTTATGTTAACGCTGATAGAAAGCTATCTTTTACACACTTATACAGAAATAAAACATGATAGTATGTACTTCTTTCTGCCATTTGTCATGCTGTTTTTGTATCAATTATTATTGAGATGGCAACCAAAAATAAAATGGAAGACAAAAGAAGAGTTACCACTTCTTATATATGTGATTCATCCTTTGGTGATCGTTGTAATTCATACGATTTCAAGTAGAATTTTATTTTTAAAAATCAGTCTAATTTATTATTTACTTGTTTTATGTGGCAGCTGGCTTCTTTCAGTTTTTTATTTGCATTTAAAAGGAAAGAAAAAAGAAATATCACCAGTTCCTTTTCGCGCTGAAAAAAAGATTCTAAAAGAAGACGTCTCACATAATGTTTCAGAAATAAAGAAAATTATTCCTAGAAAAACTAAAATCATAGGCGTTGTAAAAGCAAATGGCTATGGCTGTGATTTAGTTGGTTTTAGTCAGTTATTACTAAAAGAGGGCATTGATTTTTTAGCAGTTGCTACGATTGATGAAGCCATAAAGTTAAGAAAAGCAGGAATAGCCAGCGATATTTTAATTTTAGGTTATACAGATCCTAAAAGAATAGAAGAGATTGCCTTTTATGATTTAATTCAATCGGTTATTAGTGAAGAGCATGGTAGGTTATTAAATATTCGAAAAATGGCTATCCGTTGTCACTTACAACTTGATACTGGTATGCATCGCTTAGGTATGCAACCTGAATTAGGAGCAGTTGTTGGTATGTATCAGTTACCCTATTTAAAAATTGAAGGCATTTATTCTCATCTTGGTTCGGCAGACTTATTAGATGAATTTTCTGTTAATCGAACTAAGCGACAAATTGAAAGTTATCAAGCTGTTTTAAAAGGCTTGAAGGATTTAGGAATTGATTATGGTGTCACACATATTCAGAGTAGTTATGGTATTTTAAATTATCCTGAACTTAATTTTGATTATGTGAGAGCTGGAATTATTTTATATGGCTTTCTAAGTGATTCTATTCAAGAGCCAAAACAAAAAATAGAGTTAAAGCCAGTTTTAGAAGTGAAGGCTAAACTTATTTCTAAAAGATATGTCAAAGCTAATGAATATGTTGGCTACGGCACTAATTATCAGTTAAAAAAAGAAACCTTAATAGGGGTAGTTAGTATTGGCTATGCAGATGGATTACCTCGCTCGTTGTCTAATCAAGGTCTTGTCTTGATGTGTCAGGATAAAAGAATGACTCAAATAGGAAATATTTGCATGGATATGTTGTTAGTAGATTTAAGTCAGGCAGAAGATGTTCCTCTTAATTCAGAGGTGATGATTCTTTCGAGTGATAATATAGAACAAATTGTAACAGACGAAGGAACACTAACAAATGAATTATTAAGTCGTTTAGGAGAAAGGTTAACAACTGATATTAAAAATTAA
- a CDS encoding sensor histidine kinase, with the protein MKKRSIKTQLILSFLTISILIIGALSVLTLSLMNNHFNQFVEEKQDELMNQYVDSLELIYQSNQHKWSETELEALTQKTMENHLYFSIDSSDNKTIWQLPKTELKKTKDTLKKHADKVSKTKGATLNEEVVVTKPLKEKNTSFGQVNFYFYGPFAYTEHDAMFISSMKKSLMTVALVALLVSFIFASWISQKLSLPLKHVSQFTHQLTIGKYTETLPQETSINEINLLIDSLNDLSYQLEKQANLRKQLTSDISHELRTPLATLKGNIEALMDGIWKATPERLQSCYDEVDRLTRLVGNLELINKIEEKKEALVMSEFDLYDLIQSIMINFSSKIEEKDLRVTAEGESLMVTADKDKMNQVLTNLLSNAIKFTQKNGQIAFLLKQEKYKTILQIKDNGMGIEKEQLPFIFDRFYMVDTSRNREIGGQGIGLSIVKGVIEAHQGNITVESQLGIGTTFTITLPT; encoded by the coding sequence ATGAAAAAAAGATCAATCAAAACCCAGTTAATTCTATCCTTTTTAACTATTTCTATTTTGATAATAGGTGCTTTAAGTGTTCTAACTTTGTCCTTAATGAATAATCATTTCAATCAATTTGTGGAAGAAAAACAGGATGAATTAATGAATCAATACGTTGATTCTCTTGAACTTATCTATCAAAGTAATCAACATAAATGGAGTGAAACTGAATTAGAAGCATTAACACAAAAAACAATGGAAAATCATCTCTATTTCTCCATTGACTCGTCAGATAACAAAACGATTTGGCAATTACCAAAAACTGAACTTAAAAAAACAAAAGATACTTTAAAAAAGCATGCTGATAAAGTTTCAAAAACAAAAGGGGCTACCTTAAATGAAGAGGTTGTTGTAACCAAACCTTTAAAAGAAAAGAATACTTCATTTGGACAAGTTAACTTTTATTTCTATGGTCCATTTGCTTATACGGAACATGACGCTATGTTTATTTCCAGTATGAAGAAAAGTTTAATGACTGTTGCCTTAGTTGCTCTACTCGTTTCATTTATTTTTGCTTCATGGATATCACAAAAACTAAGCTTACCTTTGAAGCATGTTAGCCAGTTTACTCACCAACTAACAATTGGAAAATATACAGAGACATTACCTCAAGAAACTTCTATCAATGAAATTAATTTGCTGATTGATTCATTGAATGATTTAAGCTATCAATTAGAAAAACAAGCTAATCTGAGAAAACAGCTAACCTCTGACATCTCTCATGAACTAAGAACTCCTTTAGCAACTTTAAAAGGAAATATCGAAGCGTTGATGGATGGCATTTGGAAAGCCACTCCTGAAAGACTACAATCCTGTTATGATGAAGTGGATCGTTTAACGAGACTAGTTGGGAACCTTGAGTTGATTAATAAGATTGAAGAAAAAAAAGAAGCTTTAGTGATGTCTGAGTTTGATCTTTATGATTTAATTCAATCTATCATGATTAATTTTTCTAGTAAGATTGAAGAAAAAGACTTACGCGTCACTGCTGAAGGTGAGTCTTTAATGGTCACTGCTGACAAAGATAAAATGAACCAGGTTTTAACTAATCTACTCAGCAATGCTATTAAATTCACTCAAAAGAATGGGCAGATTGCATTTCTTTTAAAACAAGAAAAATATAAAACGATACTTCAAATAAAAGATAATGGAATGGGAATTGAGAAAGAACAACTACCTTTCATTTTTGATCGTTTTTATATGGTAGATACTTCTAGAAATAGAGAAATAGGTGGGCAAGGTATCGGACTTTCAATTGTTAAAGGTGTCATTGAAGCTCACCAAGGAAACATTACTGTTGAAAGTCAGTTAGGAATAGGAACTACTTTTACTATTACCCTCCCCACCTAA
- a CDS encoding GDSL-type esterase/lipase family protein, translated as MKTKYMIPVFAIGMFIVGGKNVLATPEVYSAVNVISMENEQVQLPNEIVSLDNKTTIVKETIQWDNAEDYIFSQAGSYEVYGKTENNNKVKGIINVFPKNQKIKIAAVGDSITYGMNVERRTVNSYPNQLNYRLGTDYEVENFGHSAKTLLSNGDNPYLKSPQYKKSLAFNPNVVVIQLGTNDTKKQNMKKIEPFVADYVSLIESYKNLSTKPVVYISLPPHVFKPAYGITQEKLDDILPQIFEAAKKADIDVSIIDNFTETDYAAELVPDGVHPNARGAAILANNVYYNLKGEAPVISEGMALNDYYKTYGGLNVDQSGSLEIQNLATNNWVSFKNVDLKGKDLQLFASVPYDNTKVIVRSGDENGTIIGEKILTKTSGAKDYSYQTVPLNGVAGLTDITITFERAKSNKSSEIVKLAKADFFYDSEKPLDVSNFQELETAVKNNISKIKLGSDIKLAKKIELKEDTAIDLNGYTLDTANYYIGKDEKSGKRIELSLSNGNLLGKYSNGSIYSSKSTKENYGLNVSFENVLFAGKVTQTNFSPNTMIIEKGQNQLVHALSSSNTLVYTDADTSNGSLDLYGAVPYINTYITIRKGTENGEVVGEKLLDRTGSINKDATHSIPLTNVSEQEDLFIKVERKGTNGYTELMRVK; from the coding sequence ATGAAAACGAAATATATGATACCTGTATTTGCAATAGGTATGTTCATAGTAGGCGGTAAAAATGTTTTAGCAACTCCAGAAGTTTACTCAGCAGTTAATGTGATTTCTATGGAAAATGAGCAGGTGCAATTACCTAATGAGATTGTTTCTTTAGATAATAAAACAACCATAGTTAAAGAAACAATCCAATGGGATAATGCAGAAGATTACATTTTTAGTCAAGCCGGAAGTTACGAAGTTTATGGAAAGACAGAAAATAATAACAAGGTAAAAGGTATAATAAATGTTTTCCCTAAAAATCAAAAAATAAAAATTGCAGCTGTAGGAGATAGTATTACTTATGGAATGAATGTAGAACGTCGAACAGTTAATTCTTATCCTAACCAACTGAATTATAGATTAGGTACTGATTATGAAGTGGAGAATTTTGGACATTCTGCTAAAACCTTATTAAGTAATGGGGATAATCCCTATTTAAAATCACCGCAGTATAAAAAAAGCTTAGCATTTAATCCGAATGTAGTGGTTATTCAGTTAGGAACTAATGATACTAAAAAACAGAATATGAAGAAGATAGAACCTTTCGTTGCTGATTATGTAAGTTTAATTGAAAGTTATAAAAATTTATCAACTAAACCTGTTGTCTATATTTCTTTACCACCTCATGTTTTTAAACCGGCTTACGGTATTACACAAGAGAAACTAGATGATATTTTACCTCAAATATTTGAAGCTGCCAAAAAAGCTGATATTGATGTGAGTATTATTGATAATTTTACAGAAACAGATTATGCTGCTGAACTTGTTCCTGATGGTGTACATCCTAACGCTAGAGGAGCTGCTATTCTAGCTAATAATGTTTACTATAATCTTAAGGGAGAAGCGCCAGTTATTAGTGAAGGCATGGCTTTAAATGATTATTATAAAACGTATGGTGGTTTAAATGTTGATCAATCCGGTTCGTTAGAAATTCAAAATCTAGCTACAAATAACTGGGTATCATTTAAGAATGTTGATCTAAAAGGAAAAGATCTACAATTGTTTGCATCAGTTCCTTATGATAATACAAAAGTGATTGTTCGAAGTGGCGATGAAAACGGAACAATAATAGGTGAAAAAATATTAACTAAAACGAGTGGAGCTAAAGATTATAGTTATCAAACTGTTCCATTAAATGGAGTGGCAGGGCTGACAGATATAACGATTACTTTTGAAAGAGCTAAGTCTAATAAATCATCAGAGATTGTAAAATTAGCAAAAGCGGATTTCTTTTATGACAGTGAAAAACCTTTAGACGTTTCAAATTTCCAAGAACTTGAAACAGCTGTTAAAAATAATATTAGTAAAATTAAATTAGGCTCAGATATTAAATTAGCTAAAAAAATTGAGTTAAAAGAAGATACTGCAATTGATTTAAATGGTTATACACTAGACACAGCTAACTATTATATTGGAAAAGATGAAAAGTCAGGAAAACGTATTGAATTATCTTTATCTAATGGTAACTTATTAGGTAAATATAGTAATGGTAGTATCTACTCAAGTAAATCAACTAAAGAAAATTATGGTTTGAATGTAAGTTTTGAAAATGTTTTATTTGCTGGAAAAGTAACTCAAACAAACTTTTCACCGAATACAATGATTATTGAAAAAGGGCAGAACCAATTAGTTCATGCTTTAAGTAGTTCTAATACATTAGTGTATACAGATGCAGATACTTCTAATGGAAGTCTAGATTTATACGGAGCAGTTCCTTATATCAATACATATATTACGATTAGAAAAGGCACTGAAAATGGTGAAGTGGTAGGAGAAAAATTATTAGATCGAACAGGTAGTATCAATAAAGATGCCACTCATTCAATTCCATTAACAAATGTATCTGAACAAGAAGACTTATTTATCAAAGTTGAAAGAAAAGGTACTAATGGTTACACAGAATTGATGAGAGTAAAATAG
- the gnd gene encoding phosphogluconate dehydrogenase (NAD(+)-dependent, decarboxylating) — MKIKIIGLGKMGLNLVSNLVANKHEVVCFDINDSQREAAKKLGATPTDTLDEFFALDTEQTINWLMLPSGKITEDMIKTCHEKLNAGDILIDGGNSKFADSVHHYHFLKEKDIHFLDVGTSGGMSGARDGACMMVGGEQAIFNQIEELFEDLCVEKGYLYCGEAGSGHYLKMVHNGIEYGMMQAIGEGFNLLHHSRFDYDLEQVARVFNNGSVVRSWLMELTEKALKENPTMSGISGQVPSSGEGKWTVEEMLEMQQSAPVITQSLLTRYASMDTEKYGEKVIASLRNQFGGHEIPKK; from the coding sequence ATGAAGATTAAAATTATTGGTTTAGGTAAAATGGGATTAAATTTAGTTAGTAATTTAGTAGCAAATAAGCATGAAGTTGTTTGTTTTGATATTAATGACTCTCAAAGAGAAGCTGCAAAAAAATTAGGAGCAACGCCAACAGATACATTGGATGAATTTTTTGCCTTAGATACAGAACAAACAATCAATTGGTTAATGTTACCATCTGGAAAAATTACAGAAGACATGATTAAAACATGTCATGAAAAACTGAATGCTGGTGATATTTTAATTGACGGTGGTAATTCAAAATTTGCTGATAGCGTTCATCACTATCATTTTTTAAAAGAAAAAGATATTCACTTTTTAGATGTGGGTACTTCTGGTGGTATGAGTGGTGCTAGAGATGGTGCTTGTATGATGGTTGGTGGCGAACAAGCTATTTTCAACCAAATTGAAGAATTATTCGAGGATTTATGTGTTGAAAAGGGCTACTTATACTGTGGTGAAGCAGGTAGTGGTCACTATTTAAAAATGGTTCACAACGGAATTGAATACGGTATGATGCAAGCAATTGGTGAAGGATTTAATTTACTCCATCATTCACGATTTGATTATGATTTAGAACAAGTTGCTAGAGTTTTCAATAATGGGTCAGTTGTTCGTAGTTGGTTAATGGAATTAACTGAAAAAGCTCTAAAAGAAAACCCAACTATGTCTGGTATAAGTGGACAAGTTCCTTCTTCTGGTGAAGGTAAATGGACGGTAGAAGAGATGCTTGAGATGCAACAATCAGCTCCAGTTATAACCCAATCATTATTAACTCGTTACGCGTCTATGGATACAGAAAAATATGGTGAAAAAGTTATCGCTTCATTGAGAAATCAATTTGGCGGACATGAAATACCTAAAAAATAA
- a CDS encoding response regulator transcription factor encodes MKILIVDDEAKILEIIDAYLVASQYTVVKASNGLIALEKFDSHHPDLIVLDLMLPDIDGLTVAKKVRETSDVPIIMLTAKSEEEDILKGLKLGADDYMVKPFSPKELVARIETVLRRVPNLKEINKLSRNNGELLIQMDSRQVFLKNQEIALTTSEFDILQTLAESPNRAFSRSDLIEIIKGFDFDGLDRSIDSHVKNLRHKIETNPKEPNYILTVHGTGYRFGYPK; translated from the coding sequence ATGAAAATTTTAATTGTAGATGATGAAGCAAAAATTTTGGAAATTATTGATGCCTACCTTGTTGCGAGCCAGTACACTGTTGTTAAAGCAAGCAACGGACTTATAGCTCTTGAAAAATTTGACTCACATCATCCTGATCTAATTGTCTTAGATTTAATGTTACCAGACATCGATGGTTTAACTGTGGCTAAAAAAGTCCGTGAAACCTCCGACGTTCCGATTATTATGCTGACAGCAAAATCAGAAGAGGAAGATATTTTAAAAGGCCTTAAACTTGGTGCTGATGATTACATGGTCAAACCTTTTAGTCCTAAAGAACTCGTTGCCCGAATTGAAACAGTTTTAAGAAGAGTTCCTAATCTAAAAGAGATTAATAAACTATCTAGAAACAATGGCGAGTTACTCATTCAAATGGATAGTCGCCAAGTCTTTTTAAAGAATCAAGAAATCGCCTTAACCACTTCTGAATTTGATATTCTCCAAACATTAGCAGAGTCCCCTAATCGAGCCTTTTCAAGAAGTGATTTAATTGAAATCATAAAAGGCTTTGATTTTGATGGACTAGACCGAAGCATTGATTCTCATGTTAAAAATTTGCGACACAAAATAGAAACTAACCCTAAAGAACCGAATTACATTTTGACCGTTCACGGAACTGGCTACCGATTTGGGTATCCAAAATGA